A single genomic interval of Streptomyces sp. 1222.5 harbors:
- the ngcE gene encoding N-acetylglucosamine/diacetylchitobiose ABC transporter substrate-binding protein, with protein sequence MGSTSDGNTGSSGVGRRDLIKRSAALGLISVPTMSLLSACASGGGDGDSDGGGDTKGEKSKDNPFGAKKGSKLDVVVFKGGYGDDYAKAWEADFGKKLGITSTHTGTQEITGKLQPRFNGGNPPDIVDDSGAQQIKVDVLYKNGQLLDLAEVLDSPSVDDPSKKVRDTLIPGTLDPGMQEGKVVALNYIYTVWGLWYSGKLFKEKGWEEPKTWEDFLAICKDAKSQGIGGLAHQGKYPYYINVAIMDLIAKKGGLDAMKAIDNLDPKAFVGSEAAQAGVEAIYEVVEKGYLMPGTNGLTHTESQTRWNQYKAAFITCGSWLENEQLKQTPSDFDMKFLPMPLLSGSKLPFEAIRAGSGEPFIIPSKAHNLPGAKEFMRRMLSKEWSTLFAKEANSLTILKDGVDPSVKLRPGTQSTVEASKAAGDNTFRFLYTEWYSEMGTAIEAASNELMAKRIQPKEWLKRCQAAVDKQAKDPASKKNHRD encoded by the coding sequence ATGGGATCCACTTCCGACGGGAACACCGGTTCCTCGGGTGTCGGCCGCCGCGATCTGATCAAGCGGTCCGCCGCGCTCGGCCTGATCAGCGTTCCGACGATGAGCCTCCTGTCCGCCTGCGCCAGCGGCGGCGGCGACGGCGACTCGGACGGGGGCGGCGACACCAAGGGGGAGAAGTCCAAGGACAACCCCTTCGGCGCCAAGAAGGGCAGCAAGCTCGACGTCGTCGTCTTCAAGGGCGGCTACGGCGACGACTACGCCAAGGCGTGGGAGGCCGACTTCGGCAAGAAGCTCGGCATCACCTCCACCCACACCGGCACGCAGGAGATCACCGGCAAGCTCCAGCCGCGCTTCAACGGCGGCAACCCGCCGGACATCGTGGACGACTCCGGCGCCCAGCAGATCAAGGTCGACGTCCTGTACAAGAACGGGCAGCTGCTGGACCTCGCCGAGGTCCTGGACTCCCCGTCGGTCGACGACCCCTCCAAGAAGGTCCGCGACACCCTGATCCCCGGCACGCTCGACCCGGGCATGCAGGAGGGCAAGGTCGTCGCGCTGAACTACATCTACACGGTGTGGGGCCTGTGGTACTCCGGCAAGCTCTTCAAGGAGAAGGGCTGGGAGGAGCCCAAGACCTGGGAGGACTTCCTCGCCATCTGCAAGGACGCCAAGTCCCAGGGCATCGGCGGTCTCGCCCACCAGGGCAAGTACCCGTACTACATCAACGTCGCCATCATGGACCTGATCGCCAAGAAGGGCGGTCTGGACGCGATGAAGGCGATCGACAACCTGGACCCCAAGGCGTTCGTGGGTTCGGAGGCGGCGCAGGCCGGCGTCGAGGCCATCTACGAGGTCGTCGAGAAGGGCTATCTGATGCCCGGGACGAACGGCCTGACGCACACCGAGTCGCAGACCCGCTGGAACCAGTACAAGGCCGCGTTCATCACCTGCGGCTCCTGGCTGGAGAACGAGCAGCTGAAGCAGACCCCGTCGGACTTCGACATGAAGTTCCTGCCGATGCCGCTGCTGTCGGGCAGCAAGCTGCCGTTCGAGGCGATCCGGGCCGGTTCGGGCGAGCCCTTCATCATCCCCTCGAAGGCGCACAACCTGCCGGGGGCGAAGGAGTTCATGCGGCGCATGCTCTCCAAGGAGTGGTCGACGCTCTTCGCCAAGGAGGCGAACTCGCTCACCATCCTCAAGGACGGCGTGGACCCGAGCGTCAAGCTGCGGCCGGGCACGCAGTCCACGGTCGAGGCGTCCAAGGCGGCCGGCGACAACACCTTCCGCTTCCTGTACACCGAGTGGTACAGCGAGATGGGGACCGCCATCGAGGCCGCGTCCAACGAGCTCATGGCCAAGCGCATCCAGCCGAAGGAATGGCTGAAGCGCTGTCAGGCCGCGGTGGACAAGCAGGCGAAGGACCCTGCGTCGAAGAAGAACCACCGGGACTAG